A genomic stretch from Bacillus sp. N1-1 includes:
- a CDS encoding NADP-dependent oxidoreductase: MSKQRQIHLAKRPEGMPSMEHFNIVEADIPSPKDGEVLLRALYLTVDPYMRGRMRDAKSYVAPFQVNEPLNGGVVAEVAESKSSHFNQGDVVIGHLNWEEYSVVNEKHLRKIDPSVAPITTHLGILGMPGQTAYFGLLDIGQPKEGETVVVSGAAGAVGSVVGQIAKIKGCRVVGIAGSDDKIDYIKNELGFDEGINYKTQDVYQALKEACPDGIDVYYENVGGEIGDAAISLLNKFARIPVCGAISSYNNKEADLGPRVQGKLIQTSSLMKGFVVGDYSDRFNEGAEQLGKWLQEGKLKYEETIVEGFENVPNAFLGLFEGKNLGKQLVKVADPEYATLPNR, translated from the coding sequence ATGAGTAAACAAAGACAAATTCATCTAGCAAAACGACCAGAAGGTATGCCTTCAATGGAGCACTTCAACATTGTTGAGGCAGATATTCCATCCCCGAAAGATGGAGAAGTTCTTCTGCGTGCACTTTACCTTACAGTAGACCCTTACATGAGAGGTCGTATGAGAGATGCAAAATCATACGTAGCACCATTCCAAGTAAATGAACCATTAAATGGTGGTGTTGTAGCTGAAGTAGCAGAGTCTAAATCATCACACTTTAATCAAGGTGACGTTGTTATCGGGCATCTGAACTGGGAAGAATATTCAGTAGTTAACGAGAAACACCTTCGCAAAATCGACCCAAGTGTTGCACCAATTACCACGCACCTTGGAATTCTCGGCATGCCAGGTCAAACGGCTTATTTCGGACTTTTAGACATCGGTCAACCTAAAGAGGGCGAAACAGTAGTCGTCTCAGGCGCTGCTGGAGCAGTAGGCTCTGTAGTTGGTCAAATCGCTAAAATTAAAGGCTGCCGTGTGGTTGGTATTGCTGGGTCTGATGACAAGATTGATTATATTAAAAACGAGCTTGGCTTTGACGAAGGAATTAATTACAAAACACAGGACGTCTATCAAGCACTAAAAGAAGCTTGTCCAGATGGCATTGACGTGTATTACGAGAACGTTGGTGGCGAAATTGGTGATGCTGCTATTAGCTTACTCAACAAATTTGCTCGCATCCCTGTATGTGGCGCTATCTCTTCTTACAATAATAAAGAAGCAGATCTTGGTCCACGCGTTCAAGGTAAACTAATTCAAACTAGTTCTCTCATGAAAGGCTTTGTTGTTGGCGACTATTCTGATCGTTTTAATGAAGGTGCTGAACAACTTGGTAAATGGCTACAAGAAGGCAAGTTAAAATACGAAGAAACGATCGTAGAAGGATTCGAAAACGTTCCAAATGCATTCCTCGGTCTTTTTGAAGGTAAAAATCTTGGTAAACAACTTGTAAAAGTGGCAGATCCAGAATATGCTACACTTCCTAATCGCTAA
- a CDS encoding DUF2071 domain-containing protein, whose translation MSQKTSGWIMKQTWEDLLFLHWSIDPSWLQSMLPPQLEVDTFDGKAWIGIVPFEMTHIRFRGLPSVPFASRLLELNVRTYVKYGKKRGVYFFSLDASHKAGVAIARNLFHLPYFHAKMGKKSDGNQISFWSSRTHKDAKQADYHIIYEPVGDRYETIEGNLDYWLTERDRLFIVRQNNVYQGKIRHDKWPLQKVDVAVLRDTLSQSYHYHDSYITHFSRSVTTYLWPFEKITKTTSPSSK comes from the coding sequence TTGAGTCAAAAAACAAGCGGATGGATCATGAAGCAAACTTGGGAGGACCTCTTATTCTTGCACTGGTCCATTGATCCCTCCTGGCTTCAATCAATGCTTCCACCTCAATTAGAAGTCGATACTTTTGATGGAAAAGCATGGATTGGGATCGTTCCATTTGAAATGACCCATATTCGATTTAGAGGATTGCCTTCCGTTCCATTTGCTTCAAGACTACTTGAGTTAAATGTACGCACCTATGTGAAATACGGTAAAAAGCGTGGAGTATATTTCTTTAGCCTTGATGCTAGTCATAAAGCAGGTGTCGCGATTGCTAGAAATCTTTTTCACCTTCCATACTTTCACGCAAAGATGGGTAAAAAAAGCGATGGAAACCAAATTAGTTTTTGGTCATCACGAACGCATAAAGATGCTAAACAAGCCGATTATCACATTATTTACGAACCAGTAGGTGATCGCTACGAGACAATAGAAGGAAATCTTGATTACTGGCTGACAGAAAGAGATCGGCTCTTTATCGTACGTCAAAACAACGTTTATCAGGGGAAAATTAGGCATGATAAGTGGCCGCTCCAAAAAGTTGACGTCGCCGTTCTCCGAGATACACTCTCTCAATCGTATCACTACCATGATTCTTACATCACTCATTTTTCTAGATCTGTGACGACCTATTTGTGGCCATTTGAGAAGATAACAAAAACAACAAGCCCCTCTTCGAAGTGA
- the rarD gene encoding EamA family transporter RarD — protein MKNLDNEQTIGILSGAGAYFLWGILPLYWKLVGSVPSEEVLAHRIIWSFVFMLIILAMLRKISSFKDELYAIFRQPKKLMAIAFASLFITINWYAFIWAVNHNHVIQTSLGYYINPLISVLLGILFLKEKLSFWQLISFLLATIGVLNLVFRFGEIPWVSLILAMSFGLYGLLKKKARLGALTGLTIETLLITPFALIYLMTVRSSVADALYIQDSVIFGLLLAAGIVTAVPLLLFASGANRISLSMIGFLQYIAPTLMLVQGVFLYDESFTSVHVVSFTLIWAALILFTFARTKLFRRIEPSFFQRKHSLES, from the coding sequence ATGAAAAACTTAGATAATGAACAAACAATCGGTATACTTTCCGGTGCAGGCGCCTACTTCTTATGGGGGATTCTTCCGCTATATTGGAAGCTAGTCGGGAGTGTGCCATCTGAAGAAGTACTCGCTCACCGTATCATCTGGTCATTTGTTTTTATGTTAATCATTCTAGCTATGCTTAGGAAAATCTCTTCTTTTAAAGATGAACTGTACGCAATCTTTCGCCAGCCTAAAAAGCTAATGGCTATTGCCTTTGCTTCTTTATTTATTACAATTAATTGGTATGCTTTCATTTGGGCGGTTAATCACAATCACGTTATTCAAACTAGTCTTGGTTATTACATTAACCCATTGATTAGCGTTCTTCTTGGAATTCTATTTTTAAAAGAAAAACTGTCATTCTGGCAGCTGATTTCTTTCTTGCTCGCGACAATTGGCGTATTAAATCTCGTTTTTCGTTTTGGGGAAATACCGTGGGTTTCTCTTATTCTTGCGATGAGCTTTGGTTTATATGGCTTATTGAAGAAGAAAGCAAGACTTGGTGCTCTAACAGGACTAACCATTGAAACGCTACTCATCACGCCGTTTGCATTAATCTATTTAATGACAGTGCGCTCTAGCGTTGCGGATGCTTTATATATTCAGGATTCAGTTATTTTCGGTCTATTGCTTGCTGCAGGAATCGTAACGGCTGTCCCACTCCTTTTATTTGCAAGTGGCGCTAACCGCATCTCTCTTTCCATGATTGGCTTTTTACAGTACATCGCTCCTACGCTAATGCTTGTACAAGGTGTATTTCTTTATGATGAATCATTCACTTCTGTACACGTCGTCAGCTTTACGTTAATCTGGGCAGCGCTCATACTTTTCACTTTTGCGCGAACGAAACTATTCCGTAGAATTGAGCCATCCTTCTTTCAAAGAAAGCATTCACTAGAATCTTAG
- a CDS encoding VCBS repeat-containing protein produces MRIERILLDQQIGDVTGNGLPDLVRLTGTKPYGSDTPFVDEVLLTIQNDGSGVDVSFSLPGSSGYRPTLYLGDFTGNKVKEILVRTDSGGSGGITYDFLYSYLNQSLRLLFDQQSFYESFTYDVNYLDYYQAKVENKTLNQSYIVSLLYKGKEYLSEIYKENGQLIAPIAGDVLPPGGVYPIDLQRDGVDELLVYQRVIGRYNADGLGFLSTPLQWKENQFVPMYQTLCIFG; encoded by the coding sequence ATGAGGATTGAACGAATTTTACTAGATCAACAGATTGGAGACGTAACAGGTAATGGGCTTCCAGATCTTGTTCGTCTTACTGGTACGAAACCTTATGGATCCGACACGCCGTTTGTCGATGAGGTGTTGTTAACGATTCAAAATGATGGTTCGGGAGTAGATGTTTCTTTCTCACTGCCCGGAAGTAGTGGCTATCGTCCTACTCTTTATTTGGGAGATTTTACAGGGAATAAGGTGAAGGAAATATTAGTTCGCACAGATTCAGGAGGAAGTGGAGGCATCACGTATGACTTTCTGTATTCTTATCTCAATCAATCTTTAAGATTACTTTTTGATCAACAAAGCTTTTATGAGTCTTTTACTTATGATGTGAATTATCTTGATTACTATCAAGCAAAGGTAGAAAATAAAACGTTAAACCAGAGTTACATTGTGAGTTTGCTTTATAAGGGAAAGGAATATCTTTCGGAAATTTATAAGGAGAATGGCCAATTAATAGCACCAATAGCAGGTGACGTACTGCCTCCAGGAGGCGTATATCCAATCGACTTACAGCGTGATGGAGTGGATGAATTGTTGGTTTATCAGAGGGTAATCGGCAGATACAATGCGGATGGACTAGGCTTTCTTTCAACACCGCTTCAGTGGAAAGAAAACCAATTCGTTCCTATGTATCAAACGTTATGTATCTTTGGATAG
- a CDS encoding DUF2639 domain-containing protein, whose translation MHYASKGWYVEQLKKHDVRYIEGRKTEKFKKHVLAALLEKQ comes from the coding sequence ATGCATTACGCAAGCAAAGGCTGGTACGTTGAACAGCTAAAAAAACATGATGTACGTTACATTGAAGGACGCAAGACAGAGAAATTTAAGAAACACGTACTTGCAGCTCTTCTTGAAAAGCAATAA
- a CDS encoding ATP-binding cassette domain-containing protein: MDGSISVQDLVKTYKGDVKAVQGVSFEVAEGEFFAFLGPNGAGKSTTVQILTTLVKPTTGSIRIGGVDVGEEPERVRWNIGVALQETGIDPVLTGRELIEMQARLFAFTKTEAKIRAAELLTLVDLNVAADRPCGKYSGGMRRRLDLALTLVHKPKILFLDEPTTGLDPSNRKAIWKEIKRLNKEEGTTIFLTTQYLEEADQLADRISIINQGKIVASGSAEELKRTLGFDAIQLLFEMDEEAERAGQILGDLGENIERSKNEVTLYTENGTQLLSDLVRKLDEHKLSPKTLNVKPPSLDDVFINVTNEQKERALGHE, from the coding sequence ATGGATGGTTCTATTTCGGTTCAAGATCTAGTAAAGACGTATAAAGGTGATGTGAAGGCAGTCCAGGGCGTCAGTTTTGAAGTGGCGGAAGGGGAGTTTTTTGCTTTTCTTGGTCCGAATGGCGCAGGGAAATCGACAACCGTTCAGATCTTAACTACACTCGTTAAACCTACAACAGGATCCATTCGAATTGGCGGGGTTGATGTTGGAGAAGAGCCAGAGCGCGTGCGCTGGAATATTGGAGTAGCCTTACAAGAAACGGGAATCGATCCGGTACTAACGGGAAGAGAATTAATTGAAATGCAGGCGCGGTTATTTGCCTTCACTAAAACAGAAGCGAAAATAAGAGCTGCTGAGTTACTTACTCTAGTTGATTTAAATGTTGCTGCTGATCGCCCGTGCGGAAAATATTCTGGAGGTATGAGGAGGAGACTGGATCTCGCTCTAACTTTAGTTCATAAGCCTAAAATTCTTTTTCTTGATGAACCGACGACAGGACTCGATCCATCTAACAGAAAAGCTATTTGGAAAGAAATTAAGAGGTTAAATAAAGAAGAAGGCACGACAATCTTCCTCACGACACAATATCTTGAAGAAGCTGATCAATTAGCGGATCGCATTAGTATTATTAATCAAGGGAAAATCGTAGCTTCTGGAAGTGCTGAAGAGTTGAAAAGAACACTCGGTTTTGATGCCATTCAACTTTTATTTGAAATGGATGAAGAAGCAGAGCGAGCAGGTCAAATTCTTGGAGATCTTGGGGAGAATATTGAACGTTCAAAAAATGAGGTGACGCTTTATACAGAGAATGGCACCCAACTTCTCTCTGATCTCGTCCGTAAACTTGATGAACATAAGCTTTCGCCGAAAACATTAAATGTAAAACCCCCATCTTTGGATGACGTCTTTATTAATGTCACGAACGAACAAAAGGAAAGGGCGTTAGGGCATGAGTGA
- a CDS encoding ABC transporter permease, whose product MSEQRKGSFLMDTLVFTKRSIITIIRNPLIFIPNLIISLFFLFVYEGGLSGISELPAFEGANYLAFILPVSIVSAAIGGAGGAGQALVKDLENGYFSRLLLTPSSRLAIVLGPIIAGMLQLLIQTVLILVVAYFLGLEVAAGFGGVIVVLLLTLGWGLAFAGYSVGVALRTKNAQSAQAGTFVFFPLIFLSTTFVPYELIEAGWLKVAATINPTTYLFEAMRSVFIDGWEAWPLVRGFLVIALLCAITISFSAISASKAVSAD is encoded by the coding sequence ATGAGTGAACAAAGAAAGGGCTCTTTCTTAATGGATACACTCGTTTTTACGAAAAGAAGTATCATAACAATTATCCGAAACCCATTGATTTTTATCCCTAACTTAATTATCAGTCTTTTCTTTTTGTTTGTATATGAAGGAGGGTTAAGCGGGATTTCAGAGCTACCGGCATTTGAAGGGGCCAATTATCTTGCATTTATTTTACCAGTCTCTATCGTTTCGGCGGCGATCGGGGGAGCGGGTGGAGCGGGGCAAGCGCTTGTAAAGGATCTCGAAAATGGATATTTTTCACGACTTCTTCTTACGCCTTCTTCAAGACTTGCGATTGTTCTTGGACCAATCATTGCAGGAATGCTACAGCTACTTATTCAAACGGTATTAATTCTTGTTGTCGCTTATTTTCTTGGTCTAGAAGTAGCAGCTGGCTTTGGCGGAGTAATTGTGGTTTTGTTGTTAACGCTTGGATGGGGACTTGCGTTCGCAGGGTATTCAGTAGGTGTAGCTCTTAGAACAAAAAATGCTCAGTCTGCACAAGCCGGAACATTTGTCTTTTTCCCACTTATTTTTCTCAGCACTACGTTTGTCCCTTATGAACTGATTGAAGCAGGGTGGTTAAAAGTAGCTGCAACAATCAATCCAACGACCTATTTATTTGAAGCAATGCGCTCGGTATTTATTGATGGATGGGAAGCCTGGCCACTTGTTAGGGGATTCTTAGTAATCGCGCTCTTATGTGCCATTACGATTAGCTTCTCAGCAATAAGTGCCTCAAAAGCGGTTAGTGCTGACTAA
- a CDS encoding methyltransferase domain-containing protein produces the protein MKNSVFEFFMAEGEKPFAGWDFSYITDTERMSATPLPWSYTSSVIKQFRTSESVLDMGTGGGEFLEALKPFPKKLSATEGYPPNLPIAKARLEHQGVIVKGFEDDHNLPFSNEEFQLVMNKHDSYSPTEVHRILNKTGSFITQQVGGEDMKELNRVLEAPLKSEFDHWNLDYAVQELELAGFHILEANEAFPSTRFYDIGAIIYYLKAIPWQIPDFTTNRYQSALYRLHEQIEKNGFIDLPSHRFLIHATKSDQKDE, from the coding sequence ATGAAAAACTCTGTATTCGAATTCTTCATGGCGGAGGGGGAAAAACCTTTTGCAGGATGGGACTTTTCTTATATTACAGACACTGAACGAATGAGTGCCACCCCGCTTCCATGGTCTTACACTTCTTCAGTAATCAAACAATTTCGGACAAGCGAGAGCGTTCTTGATATGGGAACAGGTGGCGGAGAATTTCTTGAAGCGCTAAAACCATTTCCAAAGAAGCTATCAGCTACAGAAGGCTATCCACCTAACCTTCCTATTGCAAAAGCTCGTCTCGAACATCAAGGAGTAATTGTTAAAGGATTTGAAGATGACCATAACCTTCCGTTTTCAAATGAAGAATTCCAATTGGTGATGAATAAACATGATTCTTACTCACCAACGGAGGTTCACCGCATTCTGAACAAAACTGGATCGTTCATTACACAACAAGTGGGTGGCGAGGATATGAAAGAACTTAATCGTGTTCTAGAAGCTCCTTTGAAGTCTGAGTTTGACCATTGGAACTTAGATTATGCTGTTCAAGAACTTGAACTTGCCGGCTTTCATATTCTTGAAGCCAATGAAGCTTTTCCTTCAACAAGATTTTATGACATTGGGGCGATTATATATTATTTAAAAGCGATTCCATGGCAGATTCCTGACTTCACAACGAACCGTTATCAATCCGCCCTCTATCGTCTTCACGAGCAAATCGAGAAAAATGGTTTTATTGATTTGCCATCTCACCGGTTTCTTATCCATGCAACAAAATCCGATCAGAAAGATGAATAA